TCTCTCCAAAACGCAAAAGAAGCTAAAAAAAACAACATCGATGAGAAAGCTTGTACAAAAACCCCCGAAATAAACAATAACCCCAACAAGAGATAGGAAGCATCAAACTTAAAAATTAAATTTTTCAAAGCAAGTAAATTACCGGAATTAAATTTCCAAGCATTAATGATGTCTAAAGCATTCAGTAGATTGATCACATTTGTTACACATGCGATTAAAAACCAGAGCGCATAAAAAAGCAAAATTCCCAGCTTGATGTAATACAACCCAAAAGTTTTTTTATCTTTTCCGCCAACATAATTCATAAAATCTATCACCCCGTACTCTGGTGGGGATCAAAAGCGTCCCGCACCGCATCTGCAAAAAGATTGGATGCCAGCACCAAAATAAACATGCAGGCAAAAGCAGAAAGCATAGGCCACCAAACAATCGGATCCCTTGCTAATTCAAGCCGGGCGCCGTTGATCATATTACCCCAACTGATGGTCATCGGCGAGACACCTACTCCTACATAGGATAAAACAGCCTCGGCGAGAACTAAAAAACTAAAGTCCAAAACAAGTGTTATCAGAATAATGTGCATCACATTGGGAAGAAGATGCTTGCGTAGGATTGTCAACGAACTACTGCCTAAAGCACGTGCTGCTAAAACGTAATCAATCTCCCTTAATTTCAAAGTTTCGGCACGCAATAAACGGCATAGGCTTGTCCAACTGGTTACTCCTAAGATTAAACACAACGCAAGCAAACGTGCGTCCGCACTTTTGCTTAATGTTGAAAACTGCTGCGGGTGATTGGCAATATAAGTTTGCATGGATAAGACTGAAGCAGTAATCAATAGGACACCTGGAATGGAACTCAACGTGATGTAAATGTATTGAATAATATCGTCTATCCAACCACCAAAATATCCTGCTGAAATCCCTAAGAGCAAAGCTAATGGTAACATAAACAACGTCGTCAAAATACCAATAATAAGACCTGTCCGGATGCTTTTAACAGTGTAATAAAAAATATCTTGTCCTATTTTTCCCGTACCTAAAAGATGCAAATCCCTGGATATCCAGTAACTAGCAAAAATGACAAATAGACAGATAAACAAGGTAATTAGTGCACTCAAACCACTTGTGGTAACCGCGAATTCCATTTTTTGAGTCATTAACCATTTCACGATAACAATAGCGGACCACAGTATTCCTACAACAAATAAGCTGAGTAAGAAGGCCAGAAACACATTATGTTGAATAAATTGATGTTTGATTGCCTCGTTTTTTATCGTAGCAGGGTACTTTAACCGCGGATAAACTTGCTGGGCAGTTCCATTAACTAGAACTGTTTCGGAGCTATACAAATTTAAAGCGAGAGGAGCAGAGTACGTTTTTTCATAAGTGCTACCCAATGGAGTTAATATTCGGTCTAAAATCGAATTATTTTGGATAGCGGATAGTTCAACATTTTCATCAATTACCATCGAAGTTAAATGAATGGAATCCATAATGCCAATTGCCAGAAAAAAAAATAACACAATCCCTGCACTTACTGCCAAAGGTCGATGAAAAATACGCTGAAATGCCCGCCTGACATGCCTTTTCCTCAAGCTAATTAAACTAATAGTAAGACTTATCAGCAACACTGCCAGAAAACATTGATCGGTCCATAATAGTTCCATGGCTAATTAAACCTCACCCTGGGATCCACTAAGGTATAGGAAATATCGGTTAAGATCAGACCCAAGATATAAAGAACCGAGCCTAAAAATACCATTGATCGGACGATAGCAAAATCCTGTTGCCCAATAGCATCGATGATGTAATTACCTAAACCTGGAACGCCAAAAAAAGACTCCAAGACTAAACTTCCCATAAATAAAGAAGGGATTAACACCACTACTCCAGTCAAAATTGGCAACATGGCATTTTTTAAAACATGATGAAACAATATTTTAACTTCAGATAATCCCTTAGCACGCGCCGTTTTGACATAATCTTTGTTTAACTCCTCTAGGAATAAAGTACGGTACCAACGCGAACCAGCGCCTAGCCCGGCCAAAACCGCTACCAAAACTGGCAAAACCACAAATTTAACCGCCTCAATCCCTCCATCATAACCAGAGATAGGGACTAGGCGTAAAATTTTCCCGAAAAGATACTGCCCGCCAATAATATAAAAAAGGCTAGAAATAGACATTAAGACGATACAAAAAACAACCCCAGTTAGATCAAGATATGAAGTGCGGAAAAATGCCATCAACATTGCAAATACAATATCAGCTAACATACCGAAAATAAGGATAGGAACGGCAATCGCTAAACTGGGCCACATGCGATGCGAGATATCATAACCAATATCTCTCCCCCCATCGGAAATACCAAAATCAAAAACAAATAAACGTAATGACTTTTGAAAAAAAAGAGTCTGGGTAAACTTTTGCACACCTGATTTTTCACCATTATAGAAAAGCGGTAAATCGTAACCACGCTGGGCTTTCCATTGCATAATGGCAGCAGGTTTGACATATTTCTGTCCTAATTGCATTCGAGCCATGTCATCAGGTGAATTAATCATAAAAAATAAAGCAAAGGTGATTACATTAATCCCAAATAAAATGGGGAGTGCGTAAAGAATACGCCGCAATAAATAATAAATCATTGTTTCTCTCTCAATGCACACTGCTTCTCTTTTCTATGATAAGCGACAAGCAAAGGCAGTAAAGAGAGCAGGAAAAATAAAAACAACATACCTATGGGCCACAATACAGGCTGATTCCAAAGTCGTCGTAATTCGTTGCGCTTAGCGACATCAATTGCAATGTATTTTAAGGCACTAGTGCTGATCGTATTGGGTTTTGTAGGAGAAACCCATTGCTGCGTCAGAATTAGCGTTTGCGAATTAATTCCCCAAATCCATGGCGCATCATGCCTAAGAATCTCGACCATTTGATCAATAAGTTGCTGGCGTGTGGGATCATTATTGCGATTTTTCATTTGATCAAATAAGCGATCAAAGCGGGGATTCTTATAGTTTGCGGCGTTTTCCCCACCGTACTTTACTTTGCCATTTGTACTGTAAAACAGAAATAAGAAATTTTCAGGATCAGGATAATCAGCATTCCATCCCCAACTGAAAATTTGCGCATTACCGGTACGCATCTTATCTTGAAAGCGATTATATTGGGTCGCACGAAGATTGAGATCAATCCCGATACGGGCAAATTGCTTCCTCATCCAATCCAATTGTGCTTTTTCATCGGGGTTACCTGTGATGGGGACATCATAGTTTAGAATCAATGGATTGCCTGTTTTGGGATCGCGTCCTCCTGGATAACCTGCTTCTCGCATCAGTTTCTTCGCATCCTTAATTGATTTTCTTCTAGCTTTTCTGCCGTCCCAATAATAAACAAAAGGATTTATACCTGCCGCCCCTTCCCTATAACCAAAAATTCCTGGAGGAATCGGGCCTTGAGCCGATTTTCCTCGTCCATTTAAAAATATGGCAATATTTTCATCAAAATTAACAGCGATTGAAATCGCCAAACGCAATTTTCTGGCTCGCTCCGTATTGCCGCCAACGACTGGGTCCAGCATATTAAACCCTAAGTAGAAAAGAGTTGGATCCGTTGTTTGGGTTAGTGTCATTTTTTTATCAATCATCGCTTGGCTTAAGCGAGGTACTCCTGAACGGCTAATCTGAATCGCTTGATCGAAACTATCAGCACTAATGCCCGATAAATCGTAGTATCCCTGTAAAAATTTATTCCACCGCGGAATGGATTCTTTCTCAAGGGTATAGATAGCCCGATCGATAAGCGGCAATTTCTCCCCTGCATGCAATAAGTAGCCTTTTCTTTGATCTTCGAGAGAACCTTTGTTAGGAAAATAGTCTTTGTGAAAATTGGGGTTTTTATCCAAAACCATCCGTCGATTTGGGTTATTCTCACTGAGCATGAATGGTCCCGTTCCTATAGGGTACCACTCAAAAGTGAGATTCTTTTCATGCATTCCTGCTTGTGAATAAAACCGATCTGCTTCCCAAGGAATAGGGGCAAAAAAAGGCATAGCGAGCCAGAACATAAATTGCGGATATTGCCCTTTCAGCGTGATTTCAAATGTATAATTATCCAATTTCTGCAAACCAGCCATCGGGTATTTTCTTAAGTCAATAAATCCGCTTGATTGGGAAGGTAAGATACTTGCGTATTCGCGAAACCCAACAATATGCTCACTCATTAAACCATAGATTGCCGAGTTCACTGCTGGATTCGCCAAGCGTTTAATTTCGTATAGGTAATCATCGGCAGTTAATTCGCGTGTGCCCGTGTAGTGAAAATCAGATAATTTATTTATATCGTGTTCGTCTAAATAATTCGTGGGCAAATTTAAATAACGATAATTACCCTTTTTATCTTTTGCTAAAGCCGGATGAGGTTGAAAAAAGATACCTGGTTTGATGTGGATGGTGTAGATGGTATAAGCTACATCAGCATTTGTAGCATTAAAAAGGGTATGATTAAACTTATCGGTGTAACGAACTTCTGGCATTTCAGTAGCAATAAGTGGCACGACTTTGTATGGCCGAGAGAGATAATCATAATGCAGAAGCGGTTCATAAATCTGCATCGTGAACTGGTATTCATTGCTTGAATAC
The genomic region above belongs to Legionella micdadei and contains:
- a CDS encoding ABC transporter permease yields the protein MELLWTDQCFLAVLLISLTISLISLRKRHVRRAFQRIFHRPLAVSAGIVLFFFLAIGIMDSIHLTSMVIDENVELSAIQNNSILDRILTPLGSTYEKTYSAPLALNLYSSETVLVNGTAQQVYPRLKYPATIKNEAIKHQFIQHNVFLAFLLSLFVVGILWSAIVIVKWLMTQKMEFAVTTSGLSALITLFICLFVIFASYWISRDLHLLGTGKIGQDIFYYTVKSIRTGLIIGILTTLFMLPLALLLGISAGYFGGWIDDIIQYIYITLSSIPGVLLITASVLSMQTYIANHPQQFSTLSKSADARLLALCLILGVTSWTSLCRLLRAETLKLREIDYVLAARALGSSSLTILRKHLLPNVMHIILITLVLDFSFLVLAEAVLSYVGVGVSPMTISWGNMINGARLELARDPIVWWPMLSAFACMFILVLASNLFADAVRDAFDPHQSTG
- a CDS encoding ABC transporter permease, whose product is MIYYLLRRILYALPILFGINVITFALFFMINSPDDMARMQLGQKYVKPAAIMQWKAQRGYDLPLFYNGEKSGVQKFTQTLFFQKSLRLFVFDFGISDGGRDIGYDISHRMWPSLAIAVPILIFGMLADIVFAMLMAFFRTSYLDLTGVVFCIVLMSISSLFYIIGGQYLFGKILRLVPISGYDGGIEAVKFVVLPVLVAVLAGLGAGSRWYRTLFLEELNKDYVKTARAKGLSEVKILFHHVLKNAMLPILTGVVVLIPSLFMGSLVLESFFGVPGLGNYIIDAIGQQDFAIVRSMVFLGSVLYILGLILTDISYTLVDPRVRFN
- a CDS encoding ABC transporter substrate-binding protein; amino-acid sequence: MTSMKQWIVSILSLWSFLPVHAGNWVLNNPYPESEANQKIYYSSFNEQPKTLDPARSYSSNEYQFTMQIYEPLLHYDYLSRPYKVVPLIATEMPEVRYTDKFNHTLFNATNADVAYTIYTIHIKPGIFFQPHPALAKDKKGNYRYLNLPTNYLDEHDINKLSDFHYTGTRELTADDYLYEIKRLANPAVNSAIYGLMSEHIVGFREYASILPSQSSGFIDLRKYPMAGLQKLDNYTFEITLKGQYPQFMFWLAMPFFAPIPWEADRFYSQAGMHEKNLTFEWYPIGTGPFMLSENNPNRRMVLDKNPNFHKDYFPNKGSLEDQRKGYLLHAGEKLPLIDRAIYTLEKESIPRWNKFLQGYYDLSGISADSFDQAIQISRSGVPRLSQAMIDKKMTLTQTTDPTLFYLGFNMLDPVVGGNTERARKLRLAISIAVNFDENIAIFLNGRGKSAQGPIPPGIFGYREGAAGINPFVYYWDGRKARRKSIKDAKKLMREAGYPGGRDPKTGNPLILNYDVPITGNPDEKAQLDWMRKQFARIGIDLNLRATQYNRFQDKMRTGNAQIFSWGWNADYPDPENFLFLFYSTNGKVKYGGENAANYKNPRFDRLFDQMKNRNNDPTRQQLIDQMVEILRHDAPWIWGINSQTLILTQQWVSPTKPNTISTSALKYIAIDVAKRNELRRLWNQPVLWPIGMLFLFFLLSLLPLLVAYHRKEKQCALREKQ